A region of Helicoverpa zea isolate HzStark_Cry1AcR chromosome 16, ilHelZeax1.1, whole genome shotgun sequence DNA encodes the following proteins:
- the LOC124637281 gene encoding RING finger protein nhl-1 isoform X1, translating to MEQFESLLTCCVCLDRYRNPKLLPCQHSFCMEPCMDGLVDYVRRQVKCPECRAEHRIPYQGVQGFPTNVTLQRFLELHANIAGELPDPTAGQVMERCNVCSEKAYCAPCAHCDKKVCEDCKSAHMEVLRREIARINNQIRRGLNRLQDILGVVERNTTNLQTNCGAVAGEVDEIHKRLAKALKDRTDFLRNEVDRYLATELRNLTNLKDNLELELSNIQSNCDLADKYMNDDVEWEDTELVDTKEIFLKTVEFLRNFDYEAGDYNRRVRFIMTHDPNQLVMHVASYGELNITQPNAYSSGMQQNQGLTRSKSDHRLASQFRQQEEAKGWQENDEPILGGRKFGERRPPPPEKHTRDYGAADDYSGYESEHRPTRSRFRSRFVKSHLDNDSDSEQTTRATKAEQQQKEKEKVADTEDATRGPLSGIFRLSDCPRVMQRILDVDSGKKKEKKEPPPPPKPVQPAPQPQRRPPPAQRQQSEDDEITRLKRQNKGAASSQEPERAPARPAEEERNAVNRKPPTPAREASSDGESDESVGSLQRNQRKNAPAPQKPVTTARRPSATDAPAPHRPAARAPSTESSASTESSGSAVKHTGAILSIAELKAKYSPNALPTTPGSRFSSAGNERTAPAATNGTAGGAQRVQSRFVGAQRPAPAPAPAEPAHEDSDTSSEEETDSSEESDEEPVTQRKPESQAMARSDIGPLLARSTNARNDAVENKTKETPTQSRYRTRQTSQTEEEPAPRYSAGSSFSNRYGSKPREEEPPSSLDDETKYPTARSRYLALKERRNRLARSKSSHTGFGAGDDDDQDDPVSPTTASPSAYLAARYGSGTGGSELSRSRSSHALKSRESSPERPPPGEKDGAALSSWARYLKSKYGSRGKDREPTSTSSSTSRRLSLGLPLRSANELASSDDDSKNAAGSPISPTAATAAVAGFAAAGSSPRSQYMQKRRLQFSVGSRGSEPGCFTWPRGIAVGPDNTMVVADSSNHRVQVFDSNGIFVKEFGQYGSGEGEFDCLAGVAVNRIGQYIIADRYNHRIQVFDPQGRFLRAFGSQGTGDGKFNYPWGITTDALGFIYVCDKENHRVQVFQSDGTFVGKFGSFGSKLGQLEHPHYIAVSSTNRVLVSDSNNHRIQVFDVNGRVLSSFGEEGSEDGQFKFPRGVAVDDQGYIVVADSGNNRIQIFHPDGNFLRAFGSWGSGDGEFKGLEGIAVMSGGNIIVCDRENHRVQVF from the exons ATGGAGCAGTTCGAGTCATTGCTGACGTGCTGCGTCTGCCTAGACCGGTACAGAAATCCGAAGCTGTTGCCATGCCAGCACAGCTTTTGCATGGAGCCGTGCATGGACGGCCTTGTCGACTACGTCAGACGACAG GTCAAATGTCCAGAATGCCGTGCTGAGCACCGAATCCCATACCAAGGAGTCCAGGGATTCCCAACAAACGTCACTCTCCAGAGATTTTTGGAGCTTCATGCCAATATTGCTGGAGAACTTCCAGATCCCACAGCCGGGCAGGTTATGGAAAGATGCAATGTGTGCTCAGAAAAAGCATACTGTGCACCATGTGCCCATTGCGACAAGAAAGTCTGCGAAGACTGCAAGTCAGCACACATGGAAGTTTTACGTAGAGAAATTGCAAGAATTAACAACCAAATCCGTCGTGGCCTTAACAGGCTTCAAGACATCCTTGGAGTAGTTGAACGTAACACAACAAACCTTCAGACAAACTGCGGAGCGGTAGCTGGAGAAGTTGATGAAATTCACAAAAGACTAGCCAAGGCACTGAAAGATAGAACCGATTTCTTAAGAAACGAAGTTGACCGTTACCTAGCAACTGAACTTAGAAACCTCACTAATTTGAAAGATAACCTAGAGTTAGAATTAAGTAATATACAAAGTAATTGTGATCTCGCCGATAAATATATGAACGACGATGTGGAATGGGAAGATACAGAATTAGTAGACACTAAAGAAATCTTCCTGAAAACAGTCGAGTTCCTAAGAAACTTCGATTACGAAGCCGGTGATTATAACCGTAGAGTACGGTTTATCATGACACATGACCCGAATCAACTGGTCATGCACGTCGCTAGCTATGGTGAGCTAAACATCACCCAACCTAACGCATATTCTTCAGGAATGCAGCAAAACCAAGGTCTCACAAGGTCTAAGAGTGATCACCGCTTAGCATCACAGTTCCGCCAACAGGAAGAGGCTAAAGGTTGGCAAGAAAACGATGAACCTATTTTGGGTGGTCGTAAATTCGGTGAGCGCCGCCCCCCACCTCCTGAAAAGCATACGAGGGACTATGGCGCTGCTGATGATTACAGCGGTTACGAATCTGAACATAGGCCAACTAGATCTAGGTTCCGTTCTCGTTTTGTCAAGAGTCACTTAGACAATGACTCTGATTCAGAACAAACCACTCGTGCCACCAAGGCCGAGCAACAGCAGAAAGAAAAAGAGAAGGTTGCTGATACTGAAGATGCTACCAGAGGACCTCTTAGTGGTATTTTCCGTCTGAGCGATTGCCCGCGTGTCATGCAAAGGATATTAGATGTTGACAGCGgtaagaagaaagaaaaaaaagaacctCCACCTCCCCCTAAACCAGTTCAGCCCGCACCACAACCTCAGCGCCGCCCGCCACCAGCACAGAGGCAACAAAGCGAAGACGATGAGATAACACGTCTCAAAAGACAGAATAAGGGTGCAGCCTCATCACAAGAACCCGAACGCGCACCTGCTCGTCCAGCAGAAGAAGAACGCAACGCAGTAAACCGTAAACCACCTACACCGGCGCGGGAG GCGTCCAGTGATGGTGAATCCGATGAATCTGTTGGATCTCTACAGCGAAATCAGCGTAAAAATGCGCCTGCACCACAAAAGCCGGTAACAACGGCAAGAAGACCGTCAGCCACTGATGCACCAGCACCACACCGTCCCGCAGCTCGTGCACCTAGCACGGAATCTAGCGCGTCTACTGAAAGCTCCGGCTCGGCGGTGAAACACACAGGTGCCATTTTAAGCATCGCAGAATTAAAAGCAAAGTATAGCCCGAACGCGCTTCCAACAACTCCTGGATCTCGTTTCTCTTCCGCAGGCAACGAGAGAACGGCGCCGGCAGCGACGAACGGTACAGCCGGTGGCGCGCAACGGGTCCAGAGCCGCTTTGTCGGTGCTCAGCGACCCGCACCCGCACCGGCACCCGCCGAGCCGGCTCACGAAGATTCCGACACGAGCTCCGAGGAAGAAACCGACTCCTCCGAGGAGAGTGACGAGGAGCCTGTAACGCAACGAAAGCCCGAGAGCCAGGCGATGGCTCGAAGTGACATTGGTCCACTTCTCGCGCGTAGTACAAATGCCCGTAATGACGCCGTCGAAAATAAGACGAAAGAGACACCAACGCAGTCGCGATACCGCACGAGACAAACGTCACAGACGGAAGAAGAGCCCGCACCTAGGTACAGCGCTGGATCCTCATTTAGTAACAGATATGGAAGCAAACCTAGAGAAGAAGAACCACCATCGTCTTTGGACGATGAGACTAAATATCCAACAGCTAGATCGAGATACCTCGCCCTGAAAGAACGCCGCAACCGTCTCGCTAGGAGTAAGAGCAGCCACACCGGCTTCGGTGCTGGAGACGACGACGATCAGGACGATCCGGTGTCACCCACGACAGCGTCACCCTCAGCGTACCTTGCGGCTCGATACGGCTCCGGCACTGGTGGTTCGGAGTTGTCTCGAAGTCGATCTTCACACGCACTCAAATCGAGAGAGAGCTCGCCCGAACGGCCTCCCCCCGGTGAAAAAGACGGAGCGGCCCTCAGTTCTTGGGCGAGATACTTGAAGAGCAAGTACGGATCGCGAGGCAAGGATCGCGAACCTACGAGTACATCGTCGAGCACGTCCCGTCGCCTGTCTCTCGGGCTACCTTTACGCTCGGCAAACGAGCTTGCCAGTTCTGATGACGATTCAAAAAACGCGGCAGGCTCCCCCATCTCCCCTACGGCGGCTACAGCAGCGGTAGCAG GTTTCGCAGCAGCCGGTTCCTCCCCTAGGAGCCAGTACATGCAGAAACGCCGTTTACAATTCAGCGTGGGGAGTCGGGGGAGCGAACCCGGATGCTTTACTTGGCCTCGTGGTATCGCTGTGGGTCCCGACAACACTATGGTCGTGGCCGATTCATCTAACCACAGAGTGCAG GTGTTCGATTCCAACGGTATATTCGTGAAGGAGTTTGGACAATACGGCAGCGGTGAAGGCGAATTTGATTGCTTAGCTGGAGTCGCTGTCAACAGGATCGGACAATATATCATTGCTGATAGATATAATCATCGTATACAA GTATTTGACCCTCAAGGCCGTTTCCTCAGGGCATTTGGCAGTCAGGGCACAGGAGACGGCAAGTTCAACTACCCATGGGGCATCACTACGGACGCGCTCGGATTTATATACGTCTGTGACAAGGAAAACCATAGAGTACAG GTGTTCCAATCCGATGGCACGTTCGTTGGCAAGTTCGGGTCCTTCGGGTCCAAACTTGGTCAGTTAGAGCACCCCCACTACATCGCCGTGTCCAGTACAAACAGGGTCCTTGTGTCTGACTCCAACAATCATAGGATACAGGTCTTCGATGTCAATGGAAGGGTCCTCTCGTCGTTTGGCGAAGAAGGGTCTGAAGATGGACAGTTTAAGTTCCCAAG GGGTGTAGCAGTAGACGATCAAGGCTACATCGTGGTAGCTGACTCCGGCAATAACCGTATCCAGATCTTCCACCCTGACGGCAACTTCCTCAGAGCCTTCGGGTCTTGGGGCTCTGGTGATGGGGAGTTCAAGGGTCTGGAAGGCATTGCTGTCATGTCTGGTGGCAATATCATTGTTTGTGACCGGGAGAATCATAGGGTGCAAGTATTTTAA
- the LOC124637281 gene encoding RING finger protein nhl-1 isoform X2: MEQFESLLTCCVCLDRYRNPKLLPCQHSFCMEPCMDGLVDYVRRQVKCPECRAEHRIPYQGVQGFPTNVTLQRFLELHANIAGELPDPTAGQVMERCNVCSEKAYCAPCAHCDKKVCEDCKSAHMEVLRREIARINNQIRRGLNRLQDILGVVERNTTNLQTNCGAVAGEVDEIHKRLAKALKDRTDFLRNEVDRYLATELRNLTNLKDNLELELSNIQSNCDLADKYMNDDVEWEDTELVDTKEIFLKTVEFLRNFDYEAGDYNRRVRFIMTHDPNQLVMHVASYGELNITQPNAYSSGMQQNQGLTRSKSDHRLASQFRQQEEAKGWQENDEPILGGRKFGERRPPPPEKHTRDYGAADDYSGYESEHRPTRSRFRSRFVKSHLDNDSDSEQTTRATKAEQQQKEKEKVADTEDATRGPLSGIFRLSDCPRVMQRILDVDSGKKKEKKEPPPPPKPVQPAPQPQRRPPPAQRQQSEDDEITRLKRQNKGAASSQEPERAPARPAEEERNAVNRKPPTPAREASSDGESDESVGSLQRNQRKNAPAPQKPVTTARRPSATDAPAPHRPAARAPSTESSASTESSGSAVKHTGNERTAPAATNGTAGGAQRVQSRFVGAQRPAPAPAPAEPAHEDSDTSSEEETDSSEESDEEPVTQRKPESQAMARSDIGPLLARSTNARNDAVENKTKETPTQSRYRTRQTSQTEEEPAPRYSAGSSFSNRYGSKPREEEPPSSLDDETKYPTARSRYLALKERRNRLARSKSSHTGFGAGDDDDQDDPVSPTTASPSAYLAARYGSGTGGSELSRSRSSHALKSRESSPERPPPGEKDGAALSSWARYLKSKYGSRGKDREPTSTSSSTSRRLSLGLPLRSANELASSDDDSKNAAGSPISPTAATAAVAGFAAAGSSPRSQYMQKRRLQFSVGSRGSEPGCFTWPRGIAVGPDNTMVVADSSNHRVQVFDSNGIFVKEFGQYGSGEGEFDCLAGVAVNRIGQYIIADRYNHRIQVFDPQGRFLRAFGSQGTGDGKFNYPWGITTDALGFIYVCDKENHRVQVFQSDGTFVGKFGSFGSKLGQLEHPHYIAVSSTNRVLVSDSNNHRIQVFDVNGRVLSSFGEEGSEDGQFKFPRGVAVDDQGYIVVADSGNNRIQIFHPDGNFLRAFGSWGSGDGEFKGLEGIAVMSGGNIIVCDRENHRVQVF; this comes from the exons ATGGAGCAGTTCGAGTCATTGCTGACGTGCTGCGTCTGCCTAGACCGGTACAGAAATCCGAAGCTGTTGCCATGCCAGCACAGCTTTTGCATGGAGCCGTGCATGGACGGCCTTGTCGACTACGTCAGACGACAG GTCAAATGTCCAGAATGCCGTGCTGAGCACCGAATCCCATACCAAGGAGTCCAGGGATTCCCAACAAACGTCACTCTCCAGAGATTTTTGGAGCTTCATGCCAATATTGCTGGAGAACTTCCAGATCCCACAGCCGGGCAGGTTATGGAAAGATGCAATGTGTGCTCAGAAAAAGCATACTGTGCACCATGTGCCCATTGCGACAAGAAAGTCTGCGAAGACTGCAAGTCAGCACACATGGAAGTTTTACGTAGAGAAATTGCAAGAATTAACAACCAAATCCGTCGTGGCCTTAACAGGCTTCAAGACATCCTTGGAGTAGTTGAACGTAACACAACAAACCTTCAGACAAACTGCGGAGCGGTAGCTGGAGAAGTTGATGAAATTCACAAAAGACTAGCCAAGGCACTGAAAGATAGAACCGATTTCTTAAGAAACGAAGTTGACCGTTACCTAGCAACTGAACTTAGAAACCTCACTAATTTGAAAGATAACCTAGAGTTAGAATTAAGTAATATACAAAGTAATTGTGATCTCGCCGATAAATATATGAACGACGATGTGGAATGGGAAGATACAGAATTAGTAGACACTAAAGAAATCTTCCTGAAAACAGTCGAGTTCCTAAGAAACTTCGATTACGAAGCCGGTGATTATAACCGTAGAGTACGGTTTATCATGACACATGACCCGAATCAACTGGTCATGCACGTCGCTAGCTATGGTGAGCTAAACATCACCCAACCTAACGCATATTCTTCAGGAATGCAGCAAAACCAAGGTCTCACAAGGTCTAAGAGTGATCACCGCTTAGCATCACAGTTCCGCCAACAGGAAGAGGCTAAAGGTTGGCAAGAAAACGATGAACCTATTTTGGGTGGTCGTAAATTCGGTGAGCGCCGCCCCCCACCTCCTGAAAAGCATACGAGGGACTATGGCGCTGCTGATGATTACAGCGGTTACGAATCTGAACATAGGCCAACTAGATCTAGGTTCCGTTCTCGTTTTGTCAAGAGTCACTTAGACAATGACTCTGATTCAGAACAAACCACTCGTGCCACCAAGGCCGAGCAACAGCAGAAAGAAAAAGAGAAGGTTGCTGATACTGAAGATGCTACCAGAGGACCTCTTAGTGGTATTTTCCGTCTGAGCGATTGCCCGCGTGTCATGCAAAGGATATTAGATGTTGACAGCGgtaagaagaaagaaaaaaaagaacctCCACCTCCCCCTAAACCAGTTCAGCCCGCACCACAACCTCAGCGCCGCCCGCCACCAGCACAGAGGCAACAAAGCGAAGACGATGAGATAACACGTCTCAAAAGACAGAATAAGGGTGCAGCCTCATCACAAGAACCCGAACGCGCACCTGCTCGTCCAGCAGAAGAAGAACGCAACGCAGTAAACCGTAAACCACCTACACCGGCGCGGGAG GCGTCCAGTGATGGTGAATCCGATGAATCTGTTGGATCTCTACAGCGAAATCAGCGTAAAAATGCGCCTGCACCACAAAAGCCGGTAACAACGGCAAGAAGACCGTCAGCCACTGATGCACCAGCACCACACCGTCCCGCAGCTCGTGCACCTAGCACGGAATCTAGCGCGTCTACTGAAAGCTCCGGCTCGGCGGTGAAACACACAG GCAACGAGAGAACGGCGCCGGCAGCGACGAACGGTACAGCCGGTGGCGCGCAACGGGTCCAGAGCCGCTTTGTCGGTGCTCAGCGACCCGCACCCGCACCGGCACCCGCCGAGCCGGCTCACGAAGATTCCGACACGAGCTCCGAGGAAGAAACCGACTCCTCCGAGGAGAGTGACGAGGAGCCTGTAACGCAACGAAAGCCCGAGAGCCAGGCGATGGCTCGAAGTGACATTGGTCCACTTCTCGCGCGTAGTACAAATGCCCGTAATGACGCCGTCGAAAATAAGACGAAAGAGACACCAACGCAGTCGCGATACCGCACGAGACAAACGTCACAGACGGAAGAAGAGCCCGCACCTAGGTACAGCGCTGGATCCTCATTTAGTAACAGATATGGAAGCAAACCTAGAGAAGAAGAACCACCATCGTCTTTGGACGATGAGACTAAATATCCAACAGCTAGATCGAGATACCTCGCCCTGAAAGAACGCCGCAACCGTCTCGCTAGGAGTAAGAGCAGCCACACCGGCTTCGGTGCTGGAGACGACGACGATCAGGACGATCCGGTGTCACCCACGACAGCGTCACCCTCAGCGTACCTTGCGGCTCGATACGGCTCCGGCACTGGTGGTTCGGAGTTGTCTCGAAGTCGATCTTCACACGCACTCAAATCGAGAGAGAGCTCGCCCGAACGGCCTCCCCCCGGTGAAAAAGACGGAGCGGCCCTCAGTTCTTGGGCGAGATACTTGAAGAGCAAGTACGGATCGCGAGGCAAGGATCGCGAACCTACGAGTACATCGTCGAGCACGTCCCGTCGCCTGTCTCTCGGGCTACCTTTACGCTCGGCAAACGAGCTTGCCAGTTCTGATGACGATTCAAAAAACGCGGCAGGCTCCCCCATCTCCCCTACGGCGGCTACAGCAGCGGTAGCAG GTTTCGCAGCAGCCGGTTCCTCCCCTAGGAGCCAGTACATGCAGAAACGCCGTTTACAATTCAGCGTGGGGAGTCGGGGGAGCGAACCCGGATGCTTTACTTGGCCTCGTGGTATCGCTGTGGGTCCCGACAACACTATGGTCGTGGCCGATTCATCTAACCACAGAGTGCAG GTGTTCGATTCCAACGGTATATTCGTGAAGGAGTTTGGACAATACGGCAGCGGTGAAGGCGAATTTGATTGCTTAGCTGGAGTCGCTGTCAACAGGATCGGACAATATATCATTGCTGATAGATATAATCATCGTATACAA GTATTTGACCCTCAAGGCCGTTTCCTCAGGGCATTTGGCAGTCAGGGCACAGGAGACGGCAAGTTCAACTACCCATGGGGCATCACTACGGACGCGCTCGGATTTATATACGTCTGTGACAAGGAAAACCATAGAGTACAG GTGTTCCAATCCGATGGCACGTTCGTTGGCAAGTTCGGGTCCTTCGGGTCCAAACTTGGTCAGTTAGAGCACCCCCACTACATCGCCGTGTCCAGTACAAACAGGGTCCTTGTGTCTGACTCCAACAATCATAGGATACAGGTCTTCGATGTCAATGGAAGGGTCCTCTCGTCGTTTGGCGAAGAAGGGTCTGAAGATGGACAGTTTAAGTTCCCAAG GGGTGTAGCAGTAGACGATCAAGGCTACATCGTGGTAGCTGACTCCGGCAATAACCGTATCCAGATCTTCCACCCTGACGGCAACTTCCTCAGAGCCTTCGGGTCTTGGGGCTCTGGTGATGGGGAGTTCAAGGGTCTGGAAGGCATTGCTGTCATGTCTGGTGGCAATATCATTGTTTGTGACCGGGAGAATCATAGGGTGCAAGTATTTTAA